The segment TCTTATAACGAAATCCCCTGGGGCGAGACCTATTACCGCAACTTCGAAGGGCGTTGTCTTAAGCGGGCAGCCCATAGCTTCGGAAACGATCTGGCGGCGTTCAGGTGGATGGTGGAGGGTCTTCCCGGACTCTGTTTTGAAGCCCTGGATACGGGGGACGCGGGTTACCGTTTTGAGTTTCTAAACGGGCTTTTCATAAGCCTTTTAATTTGGGCCGGAGATGAGGAGTTTCCGCCATCGGCTCAGATGCTTTTTGACGATAATTTTATCTTTGCCTTTACCGCTGAGGATCTGGCGGTGGTAGGTGAAGTTGTTAT is part of the Treponema primitia ZAS-1 genome and harbors:
- a CDS encoding DUF3786 domain-containing protein; its protein translation is MKTDNAEAPVKNQQCDVPLAHYQGLYESLDPRAVAERCGLLFEETQAGGGFFLLRLMGTEYRAAFPVFELRSLQGDDVRDPYEKILLIRYLCEGKFFESRGKRLSYNEIPWGETYYRNFEGRCLKRAAHSFGNDLAAFRWMVEGLPGLCFEALDTGDAGYRFEFLNGLFISLLIWAGDEEFPPSAQMLFDDNFIFAFTAEDLAVVGEVV